In one window of Arachis duranensis cultivar V14167 unplaced genomic scaffold, aradu.V14167.gnm2.J7QH unplaced_Scaffold_60262, whole genome shotgun sequence DNA:
- the LOC127744561 gene encoding ATP synthase protein MI25, producing the protein MRLSSTNMQARKMLFAAIPSICAFSSKKISIYNEEMIVARCFIGFIIFSRKSLGKTFKVTLDGRIQAIQEESQQFPHPNEVVPPESNEQQRLLRISLRICGTVVESLPMARCAPKCEKTVQALLCRNLNVKSATLPNATSSRRIRLQDDLGTKFNLLVRRKFCPQCISKAEKIELIRESLVVLRINKTNRI; encoded by the coding sequence ATGAGATTGAGTTCCACGAATATGCAAGCTAGAAAGATGCTATTTGCTGCTATTCCATCTATTTGTGCATTTAGTTCAAAGAAGATCTCAATCTATAATGAAGAAATGATAGTAGCTCGTTGTTTTATAGGCTTCATCATATTCAGTCGGAAGAGTTTAGGTAAGACTTTCAAAGTGACTCTCGACGGGAGAATCCAGGCTATTCAGGAAGAATCGCAGCAATTCCCCCATCCTAACGAAGTAGTTCCTCCGGAATCTAATGAACAACAACGATTACTTAGGATCAGTTTGCGAATTTGTGGGACCGTAGTAGAATCATTACCAATGGCACGCTGTGCGCCTAAGTGCGAAAAGACAGTGCAAGCTTTGTTATGCCGAAACCTAAATGTTAAGTCAGCAACACTTCCAAATGCCACTTCCTCCCGTCGCATCCGTCTTCAGGACGATCTAGGCACAAAGTTTAACTTATTAGTTAGGAGGAAATTTTGCCCCCAGTGTATCTCGAAAGCAGAAAAAATAGAACTCATTCGAGAGAGCTTGGTGGTCTTAAGAATAAATAAGACGAATAGAATCTAA